The Brassica oleracea var. oleracea cultivar TO1000 chromosome C7, BOL, whole genome shotgun sequence sequence CACACATAGATTTTTCTAAGAGATCGAGTGAATCTTTTTCTTATCTCCACATTTATCTTTCCAGAAGCTTGCCATTGCACTCATGATCTTTTGGCAGTGATGCTTTATCACCCGAAAGCAAGACATGACGTACATTGGGAGGGAAAGAAAGCTTCTTTACAAACCAGCCTTTGAGTCTCTTATTCAGCTTCTCCCCTTACAAAAACTAAATGCTTTTGTTTAGATCCACTAAAACACTCCGGTAACCCAAGATATTTTCTATCACCACCTTTGTTCTCAATGTTCAGGATCTCTGCCAGTAATCTCTTCATGATCAAATCAATTCCCATGCCAAACGCGATGGCAGATTTCTGGAAGTTGATTACCTGACCCAATGAATCACCATAAAACTTCAAGCACCTTAAAAATTCAGCCCAACAGAGGAAAAAGCGGCTGTCTGCGAAAAGTAAAACTTCTTCATACCATTAGATTATTTGTCCTCAGAAACTCACATGAGTAGTATGCCTGGTAAGAACCTTTTCAAGTAGAGAAATAATGAGAAGAGGCATTCCTCGAGGCGTTCCTCGAGATATAATGCGTGAATATAACATTAAGTTACGAATGTAACGAAAAGTAAAAGATTAGAGAGTCCTGACTAAAAATACATGCATAGGAATTCATAGAGACTGAGAAACTAAGTTAACCGGAAGAAAAATCTATATTAGTATCTGAAATAAATATTTTAATATGTCAAATATTTCATATTTATTTTGATATGATATGTGAAATATTTGAATTTGAAGTAGCATTATCTGATTAGAATTGGTTCCAAAATGGATTTACACAGCCTTCCGCATTCAAAATGTTAATAACTAAAGCTGATCCGATCATATATAAAACTAGAATGGAGTCTGTCTAGAAGGGTCCGACCCGAACCCAAACAAATCCCAAACGCTCAGACCTAGACGCTACACCAGCACAATGCACAAAGTTACATTATGTTCGAAGGATGGCGGAAATGATAGATTCTTATAAAGCTGTATCATTATTACACGAAACATAGTACACGAGTAACACGAGCATGAGATTGCATGAGATTTTAATCTAGCTACTAAATGTGAGAACGATTGATTTCCTCTCCTCCAAAAAGACACTACAAAACTCAGAAACAGACTTAGATCTCGATGTTTCCATCTTTCGCTCGCAAACTAAAAAAAATCTATTGTTGCTTCTCCGGTTGTTCCTCTTCTTCTTGGTCAGGGTTTTCTTCTTCCTCTTCTTTCTTCTCTTCCTCTTCTTCTTCATCTTCTGCTGGAGGATCATAAGGCATCGGTGGTGGCAATGGTGTCTTCATTGGGCTAAACTTGGGGAAAATATCAGGCCTCCTCCCAGGTTTGGGTCTCTCCCACTCCTAGCAGTAGAACACAACAAAATTGGTATCATTTCTGGCAACACATAACAAGGGAACATCCATTTCTAGTAAGGTGCAGACTTGTAGAACGAGAACAGCAAGCATAACCATAAGAACATGCTCTTTATTCTCGAGTTTTCATAACCAAAACTAATAGGGAAAGAATGAAAACGGAGCACCAAGAATCTATAATCACATTGACTATGTAGCTTTTCTACGGACATAGACCAAATGATTTCAACTTCATAGAGTAACCAACCAGTAAGCTGAGGAATAAGACTTAATGATACAAAATGGCTTCAAATAGAAACATAGGTTAGCAGCCTCAAGACCTAATAATGATTAGAAGCTCCCCATTTAGGTTTTAACATAATCAATCACAAATAAAAGTAAATAGCAATACAGCATCAAGGAGAAGCCATGAATGAACTCTGAAACATGGAGAATGTAACACAAGAGCGGAGGAAATGGCAATAGCTACTTCGAATCAAACCTTCTTTACTCTCAATCACCAATTAAGCTGCGAATTGAAATGTGAAACTGGAGATTCTATGGGAATATCCAAAATCTAATTGAAGGGGAACTTACAATAGGGAAATCGAGAGGATTGCGACGAGTGAGCTTTTCTTCCTCGGGAGCCATAGCCACAACTTGAAGCTTATTGTGATTTGCTCTTCTAGTCATCCGAAGGCTAGGCGACGAACGGGGGATAGACGAGAAACTATGGGAACGGGGCGAAGAGCACACAATCGAGCGCGAGGAGGAGGAGGAGGAGAAGATCTTCGTCGGGGATAGAACCACGAGCGATGGAGAAGGAAGCAAACTCGCAGAGGGAAGCGACGCCATGGGTAATTGATTTTCCACCAACCAAGAGTTATCGCCACCAGCTCCCTAAAGGCGGCGTTTGCGTTTTACTTGCGAGCCTATGGGCTTCACTGGCTTGATTTTGAGAGGCCCATTAATACTTTACGCTTAGCGGAAGAACAAAATAGACACTACTATACTAAAACTAATCGTTGTTCATATACTATACAATCAAAGATAGATAGGGTGGTAGCTAATGCGGAGTGGCAAGATTTATTCCCAAAAGCATGTGTCAAACTATTTGATTGGATAGGATCTGACCATAAGCCACTTCTTCTTAATACAGGAGACAGAAAATAGAAAAGAACAAGACTCTTCAGATATGATAACAGATGGAAATTCAACAAAGAAGTCCAAAAGGAGATTCAACTCACCTGGGAGGCAAAGTGTCAGCACTTACCTGGTAGCC is a genomic window containing:
- the LOC106306944 gene encoding histone chaperone ASF1, producing MASLPSASLLPSPSLVVLSPTKIFSSSSSSRSIVCSSPRSHSFSSIPRSSPSLRMTRRANHNKLQVVAMAPEEEKLTRRNPLDFPIEWERPKPGRRPDIFPKFSPMKTPLPPPMPYDPPAEDEEEEEEKKEEEEENPDQEEEEQPEKQQ